A window of Pararge aegeria chromosome 27, ilParAegt1.1, whole genome shotgun sequence genomic DNA:
gatcgaggtctcggtggagatctacgttgcgcatgaacacggactgtccgtggtcatacgcataaacttgttctgcaggacttgaaagctcctgtaggagctgtgagggtgatgggcgaatacgacgctggagtatgtcataatgggacgtatgcacgttttatacaaggttaccttgtgacggagggataatttgcttttgcgtcaaatcatcggatagatgTACTGTGTAGGAACTGTGTGCGTATAAATACCTTTCTCCTAAACATGGCAGTGAATTGCTCGGAGATGCGTTTGAATATCTCCTGTATTGCTGTCGAGTTGCCGATGAATGTGGCGGACATTTTGAGCCCTCTTGGCGGCACGTCACAGACAGAAACTTTGAGGTTGTTCGGGATCCATTCCACGAAGTAACTGTGGAGTTAACAATACACAACatttaacagaattacgaaataatattgaaggatgcgaagtatatttcataaggaatcaccatgtaagaatattaaatcaatgaagcatatttatttttccatacaaacaaattcaaaacattttaagttttgtttcaTGACAACACTGTTGAAGATAGTTTGggtcaaaaactattaggtttgcggtttcacagataagtctcaaacggtatataatgtatctctaaagtctgtgaagtattatttcagcttttatctacacgttgtataatatatggattttattttattttatcaggagtaatttttttacagcattctgaaagcattaataaatagatacgactctctgatttacaagctttatattaaactccacgtaggggtGCCTCCCTtgaggcagaaattctaatttgtaactttttgtatatttaatataaatatttcatgtaagtttgtttgatttagtttagtttttaattattctgttatataatagtgtagatgggtccaGTGGCgcgcattgggtttcttaccagggtatgcagacaccaggaaaattgcataaaacggcacaaattctcctcctattcgagttatatatcaatgttagggtatacagtgcttttgtgtCACGACGCTGGATGGGTCacagttaccaaataaaaagtattattatatattctacccttaaattttatctgatacacatattgagggagttgtgagaaaatatgtacctaatccgccattttgcggcggcggccatcttgaagcGATTTGCATCCAAAATAGCTAAGGACACTTCCGACTAATTCACAatccaaataaaacaaaaacgtgTGAACCGTCTACcgaaaaaatacaaccaaatgaataaccactcctttttgtaagtcggttaataatgactgttttataacaaaattaatattcattgtttTGTAACATACGAaacacaaaaattcaatcatatagcgtggcgaagcgtcgccacggcctgtgtcgccacgccaggTTAACCGCCTATAgatatttcacatcaaaaacaaaattaaaatcggctCATTaatgtaatagaaaaaaaaacacattccagcaaataaagacattctattctattctgtcaTATAATCTGTGGTTATAACACTATACCTCGAGTTCTTGTTCTGTATAGCTAGCACTTGATCGTCGACCTCCCTCATCGACATATGACCTCTAAACATCGTGGCGACGGTGAGGTACCGTCCGTGGCGCGGATCGCATGCCGTCATCATGTTCCCAGGGTTAAACATCTGTTGGAAGCACACTTATATTGAAACTGGCGGTCCCTAGCGACTTCTGCCGCGTGTAAGTCtaacttaaaagatagacatccctatccctactaatattataaatgtcaatgtaagtttgtttgttacgcttttacgcgaaaactacttaaccgatcctcatgaaactttgtacacatattcttggaagtgttagaagtaatatagaatttttatcccgacattaaggtcggttcctttgggagaggggatgaaagtgtttgacgatttaacaccaaaactccgacaaattataaccgatttaaataattatttttgtactatagaggttataaaatgtgtcatgccctcatttaaggcttagcgatactgaatactttaatttttattagaaatacaactacaattgaacgccacatcaaaaagcataatcaaacacagacgaagtcgcgggcaacaactagcataataataaaatattgattaatttgattgtataataaatgaatactcACTTGACTCATCAGCTCTGAAACATTCTGGGGTCGGTAGTTGAAAGAGTTCCGCGCAGTCAGCGGCGCGAATCCAGGCATGAAGAAGTGCAGCCGAGGAAATGGCACCATGTTGACGGCTAGCTTCCTCAGGTCCGCGTTCAGTTGTCCGGGAAAACGGAGACACGTGGTCACCCCGGACATCGTTAACTGGAAAGTAAAGCAAATTCAGGAACGTAGTAGAGtgtgccgctaaacagcattgttgcaatgctgtgttccgcagagtgattacgtatctcgcaacaggcgtaaatcttgcaatcactgctgtcaaacgtcactttcgtttatttattgtatggaaaagtgacgtttgacagcagtgattgcaagatttacgcctgacgCAAActtgtcgcgagatacgtaaacACTctgccggtctgaagggcgagttagccggtgtaattacaaatAACAGGCCCATGAgggctccgaaacatggtcgctaactacgggcctcataagaaggctcagagtcacagcgggcgatggagaaagctatgctcggagtatctacgtgatcaaatcaaaaatgtggAGGTCCgtagaaccagagttaccgacatagctcaacgagtcgcgaagcagaGGTGGcgatgggccgggcacatagttcggagaagggttggacgttggggtcccaaggtgctaaacgcagcgttggttgacccccgacgaggtggacggacaaCATtgggcgcgtcgcaggtagccgctggattcaagcggcacaaaatcgtggatttggaactccctacaaaagacctatgtccagcagtggacgtctatcgattgatatgataatgaaggCCACAGAGACGTGGGCCACGTTGCAGAACATGGTCTGGCCCTGTACATGCATTGTGTcaacttattattttcaattcttctgtatttttatgttgtgtacaataataTATTCTTCATTCCCTTAATCGTGCATTCATTCATGTACCCATTCGTTCactcaatcattcattcattcaaactttCATTCACTCACTCATTTATTCACTCATTCATACGTTcaataattcattaaattcTTACCGAAATTAAGTGGTTGAGGTCGCCGTAGCTCGGGCTGCTTAACCGCAGCGTTCTGAAGCAGATGTTGTATAGCGCTTCGTTGTCGATGCAGAAGGACATGTCCGTGTTCTCCACAAGCTGATGCATCGAAAGCGTCGCGTTGTACGGCTCCAGCACAACTTCACTCACCTGTAGTTAACcatacaaaaaaactttttatcaacccattaccagttcGCCTTCGCAGGAATATTCATATTCTGTCTCTCTTATACTGTGTTCTGTTCAATCCAGCTACTCCTCCATATCTTTAAAAAACGGTTTGAGTTTCTCAGTGATTCCCACTGTCGCTCTCTCCGTTCTGAagataatcttatactaaaaattccttcccatagtacttctttctattctaaatccttttcagttGAAGCTGTTAGGCTATGGAATTCTCTcccctttcaaattaggcgcgcgcagtcactaccgattttcaagagactcctataaaacattttatgccaccctaattagtttttttttttgcgtctgagtcacttttctttgtgttgtaggcttgtactttgtatgatattataattgatgtatatatttatttttaatttggtccgaacctaacccttaagtctgtgtttttctttttttactctTTCCTTTGTTggtttgcctggcagagatcgctttttagcgataaggccgcccattgaaCCTGTgctttattgtgttgtttttgtatataatttaatttctgttaattGTAcattaaagtgtattttcatttcatttcattttcatttaccggtccactacaggtcacgggtctcccccccacaatgagaaggggttaaggcctgtCATTgtggtatttaattaattaaacccaaaatagttttataatacatatatttataacaatatcgtatttgtaagacaacatattggTCTATATAAACAGAAAGTGGATATAACCAGTCGACttcaagaaatggtcataaattggtgacatctacatatcgtctgcgaatgGTGCAGAGGTAATTTGTTGGATTgtgtatacgcttttataatatgattcctaaggtaattttggacctattaatcaatgcataagtttaaagaatgtgttaaaacacatttattacactacacacagacatacttgacgtttcaatagtgattatattaggcctacttgaaataaatgaattttgaattaattttaatgtaaagatCACACTACAAGTTCCACGTTCAGGCAGCAGCAGGTTTCATTGTTCTGTCTCTACTTAGAGTCCTAATATGTCTTAATCACAATGAGTATACTAGgagtatacaaacataaatgTTGCTACTGAcaaagccgtagtccaacacgctggcccagtgcggattggtggactccacacacctttgagaaaattatggagaactttcaggcatgcaggtttcctcacggtgttttccttcaccgttggagcaagtgatattttaattaaattataattaaattacgaaataatgttgtaggatgcatttttttttctttttaatacttatagatgagcgcttgactgcaatcgcgcctgatggtaagtaatgatgcagcctaaggtagaGAGAGCGGGCTTGCCTAAAAGATGCCTCTTGATTTGAAAGTACTCAACGTACTCAACGTACGTCAAGGtttgatggccgactggcgcagtgggcagcgactgctttctgagtccaaggccgtgggttcgattcccacaactggaaaatgtatgtgtgatgaacataagtgtttttcagtgtctgggtgtttatctgtattttataagtatttatgtatattattcataaaaatattcatcagtcatcttagttcccttaacacaagctacgcttactttggggctagatggcgatgtgtgtattgtcgtagtatatttatttatttatttactcatatTGTAAGTACTGGGGAAAatagaagctggaagggcattccagatcccgGTACGTATCCTAAACgcggataaaaaacgtttcgtgcgtgttgatggaatatcaagcacatgagatgccaccgctcacggcgtctcgctgttctgtggtagaacgggaaGGAGGATGACAATTGTAAAGTTCCTGAGCGCACTCACCGAAGTAtttccggtaaaaaaccgataaacaggcaacatcgCGTCGGTGCTGTAGTTTTGTCACCTagaattctcctggcgcgacgatccaccgattCTAAAGCTTCGGTGGAATTACTAGCTGTAATATAACTGTCTATCGGCACTAACGACAGAGTcccgcatgtttttttttgacgtgacaacggctgcacgcacgaaaaaacatcaggtatgcggcgttacctcgctctgaggcgttccattcaaggcttgaagtgcaagcgagagcgcggaacgagcgacaaagaggcatcggcctccgcgctcggcagcattcgacatctgtctctctcttacttgtattcatgcgtacaaataaatgtaacttgatcaattcaattgtgatttcaatctatctactatcaatatccatacaaaatatctatcaaacaaataaaatttaaattttcatttgaaaaatgcaaccattccatcagtattctcttatgacgttgtcacgtttaactatagtcagtaaaccgaatttacagacaatagatttttttttaaattgaataccCTATCTGCAGTGCTAGTGCTACCTTTGGCGATGGCACCACACTGAATGTATTCATGATTCTGTCAGGAAACTCCTCTCTGATCTTGCTCAAGAGCAGCGTGCCCAAACCGGATCCTGTCCCCCCTCCCAGGGAGTGGGTCAGTTGGAAGCCTGGAACAAAATATTCTCGATTGGATACATGTACGAGAGGTGATAACATAGTGGTTCAAAGCTTCTCTTCTTTTTCATAGACCGAGTTTaaaccccggcacgcaactctaacttttagAAGCTTTgcctttttagggttccgtttattatataaattaatactgtaAAACAGgtacttttgacgacctccctggcgcaacggtgagcgctgtgaatttaagtaggagctCCCGGATACTATCCctgcagggacaatttgggaatttataatttctgaatttcctctggtccggtctggtgggaggcttcggccgtggctaattaccatccttccgacaaagacgtgccgctaagcgatttagtgttccgctgcgatgtctcgtataaaccgattaggggtataactaccatactccctaacaggttagcccgctaccatcttagactgcatcatcacaccaccaggtgaaattgcagtcaagggctaacttgtagtggaatggaatatagaaaaaaacttaCCTTGAAGGCAGTCGCATCCTTCAGCCTCTTTTCTGATGACATCGAGTACAGAGTCCACCAACTCAGCACCCTCGGTGTAATGACCTTTGGCCCAGTTGTTACCTGAAAACAAAATTAACTCAGACATCAGCTTCGTCTTCATTGATACAGCCGATAGACGCAGTGGACGACCCCGCTTTCAGaaaccaaggccgtgggttcgattcctacaactggaaaatgtttgtgtgatgaacgtgaatgtttttcagtggctggccgtttatctgtatattataagtactcgCGGTTTAAGAGCTCTTTTTCTCAGCTTCGTCTTCATTGtgtagccgattggcgcagtgggcagcgaccctgctttcagagttcAAGGTCCGtcggttcaattcccacaactgtaaagtgtttgtgtgatgaacattaatgtttttcagtgtctgggcgtttatctgtatagcaTAAGTATTtgtggtttaagatctttatttctcaaaagaattacaaaaaatcgctttgtagagaaaacattaaacataaacaaaaattataacatgCTGTGAGCGTTtactacataaaaaataaatgtgtaaaatCTTATGATAACCAAGCGTAAACCGATGTAAGGTTTTAATAACAGCAATAAAACATCCCTTGTATTAATGGCGagggaaagcatcgtgaggaaacctgcatgcctgagagttctccataacgttctccaAGGCGTGTGTCcacttgtccagcgtggtggactactgcctaaacccttcccattcaGCACagctagtatgggcaggagacaattatatccccggggaaagaataaaaacttatcttctcccacagctttataactCTCAgggcattggcgcacaagtggaaataatatccaaataacatatgtgtttaataaacgacgttaaacttctcctataccATGTTCACGTGCTTTAGAAGGCGAGCATgttaattgtatcccttgtcaaGGGATATGATTAACAGTGACGAcactattgtttatttattgcatggaaaagtgacgtttgatagaagtgattgcaagatttacgcctgccTTTTGTTTCCCCACCAGTGCTTGCCCTGCTGAGAGGAGAGTCGTGGCCTATAgcaccggtaataggttgataatttgacggccgagtggcgcagtgggcagcgaccctgctttctgagtccatggtcgtgggttcgattcccacaactgggaaatgtttgcgtgatgaacatgaatgtctttcagtgtctgggtgtttatctgtatattattagtatttatgtgtattatattcattaaaaaatattcatcagctatctaagttcccacaacacaagctacgcttactttggggctagatggagatgtgtgtattgtcgtagtatatttatttatttatttaattaacggTAAAGAGAGAAGACTTGCCTGCCCCACTCTGCCCGAAGACAAAGTTATCAGGTCTGAAGAGCTGTCCGTACGGGCCGGACCTCACCGAGTCCATGGTGCCAGGCTCCAGGTCCACGAGAACCGCCCGAGGTACGTATTTACCTGTAATTAAACGAGTAcatttaggtatttatgttatatatttacatatttatatatgttgtatatgattgttagtagtttaaattaattatgggtaatttcatgtatgtttatattttatttatatgttatatttatatattatagttatatctttatatatatatttcttatgtgcgtgtgtatgtcactgaactcctcctagatggctggaccgatttaaatgaattttttggtatacgtttgggtggcaccctggatggtttagattcacaaattagcccgacagatggcgctaaggtccgctagtttatttatatatatatattttatttatatatttgtataattttaaatcttatttattgcaccacctacctcttttctatgttttttccttttacgccattggttgcctggaagcaatcgctatgtagcgatttggccaccaaattgtactctcttgatatgtatttatatctctgtaactacttttttttctttggtgtacaataaaagtgtattcattcattcattcatacaattaaaaaaaaaactcactccGATCACCAACTATAGTAGGTTGGTGGCATTTACCTCCACTACATTGCTCGAGGTAAGGTTTACAGTTCAGGGTTTAGGgtccgattgaagtccactgctggacataggtcttttttagcgAGTTCCAATatccacggttttgtgctgcttgtttccagcggctcccggcgactcgcttgatgtcgtctgtccacctcgttattggtgcggggtcgccattccagctccTCGCGGTCCCACCCGGATCTCctgatttctgatttgatcacgtagatatactcccaacatagctctatccatcgcccgctgagtgactccgaGCTTTCTTAAGAGGCCCATAGGTATATCGATCCAAAACAGATtgataggaaataaaaaaaaaagagaaatgcTTTTGATggtgttatattttttagtttttacgcggcatagtaacgctaattttttttttgtttttttattctactgcaAGTTAACCTTTGTCTGCAATTctctggtgatgatgcagtctaagatttaagcgggctaacctattagggagtaaggtagtcatacaccgatcggtttctacgtggcgtcgcaccggaacactaaatcgcttagcggcacgtctttgtcggtaaggtggtaaccagccacggccaaagcctccccacagaccagagaaaatacagaaattacaaatttctaAATAACCCCGTACcccggacctcctacttaaattcacagcgctcaccgttgcgccagcgaggtcgtgAAAACGTGCGTATAAATGTTTGAAGACCTGTCGCAGCGGGGAGCTGTGGTTTCAAGAGGAAAGTCTCGGGTTCTATCCCCGACAGTGGCAGTTTGGAAATTCATAATATCTCAATTgcatggtctggtctggtgggaggtctACCGACAAAAACGCGCCCCAAAGACGAAGCTctatccatcgcccgctgagtgactccgaGCTTTCTTAAGAGGCCCACAGGTATATCGGTACAAAAAAGATtgataggaaataaaaaaaaaaggatggacgttggggtcccaaggtgctggaatggtagccccgtactggtaagcgcagcgttggtcggcccccaacgaggtggacagacgacattaagcgcgtcgcaggtagccgctggatccaagcggctcagaaccgtggaacttggaactccctacaaaagacctatgtccagcagtggacgtctatcggttgatgtgatgatgatgaaagagaAAGCCCCAAAGTGTTCCGGTAGGATGTCGCGCAAATGTCGGCAGGATGACGGTAAGTATAGCTatatgtgtttgttctttttttttttttctgagtggtgtacaaataaagagtataaataataaatgaatagctGACAATATCGTATGGTATGAGAATACATACCCCCAGAGGCTTCATTGTAGTAAACGTTGAGTCTTTCCAGCTGTAGGTCACTCTCCCCTTTGTACAACCCAGTTGGATCAATGCCGTGTTCATCGGATATGATCTCCCAGAACTACAAAGAAAAAGgcaattgtatttaaataaacaaacatacatttattgcatactcgtaggtatattatgaaaaaaccttaaatttgctatactccgcgaaaagcaggagaatctgtatggtgtaatttataatttcttcaaaccttataattcacacaaaacagatcttcagcaatgtagggtacattgctgaagatctacgcagataaataatttaacgcacttataagtcaacatctcctgaggatgttccggtttcggagcgaaaccgatgaataaacataaatacttataatatacatataaaaacacatacacgtttacccccgtttactattacacatattatttgggtactatttccatttgtgcgcagtgctctgagagttgataaagctgtggcagaagatacatttttatccttttcccgggggatataattgtctcctgtccatgctcgCAGTGCtgttaaagcacgggaacatggaataggagaagttcatccctgtttattatttcacatatatattatttgtatactatttcaagttgtgcgccagtgctctgagagttgataaagctgtggcagaagatacatttttatccttttcccggggtgataattatctcctgcccatgctagcgaGTTGAGACTATAGAGGTACGTTATttactgcctctgagacttatctgtgaaatcgaaacgctaatattttttaagttaaaccattgccatagtttctATTGAAGGTAATGTCATACGACCCCTAACGAggttgacagacgacattaagtgcgtcgcaggtagccgctggatccaagcggcacagaaccgtggaatttggaactccctacaaaagacctatgtccagcagtggacgtctattgggaTTGCATTATATAATGCGGGATCTCGACCTGCTGGCGGCGTATTTGTtcaccttccgaaccggtggtagagtcactacacacagacaaactcgacgtttcaaaagtgcttatattaggcctacttgaaataaatgaattttgaattatgaatttagttTGAATTTCTTGAATTTTACACGCATATAACATATGAGTATTGTgcaatgtccatacaaactcaatggggtttcaggacatcaagtcacctatgtatactatggagggtagaggtaaggagagtcatcttatatgggagaaaagttgaaaaagtgtccagtgtatgcgctaaatagttaaacagttcaaaaatcctccacaatggcgctggtggatgcacagggtatggtatgaatgtagcaatcgtagatgaattgaagtatgccgagttaaaaaatttaacgtcattatcgactaaagtagttaattattgagaatttcaacaacttacgttgtacaaaatattgtggtaaatataactttacttccttgtatctccatacttccttgtttatttttcaagcctactctaacaatatttatatttggcgcttcttttaagagttaccctgatgcaaatgtggcgccatcctaatttaatacatttgacgacactttttcatatacacagatgactctccttatctctaccctccataatgtatacctatctacttatgattgtaaaaaaaaaatatatgatgacgatgatgttgaATCATACAGCCCAAAGTGCAAAGTAAAGTTGCTCCTCTCATTTTATTAGATACGCTTCGCATAGCTTACATACTTCGATTTAGATTTCCGGATggacatttgccgataaccacctgaggggttgccgAGCCCgtaagctcgccatgagaagagccccagggctcgggGGGagttaatctgagtgttggtggacttttggactaatcattgtttagtccgaacgctcccaggaccgtggtaaggatgacgtccggatgacgtcagagcGTAGATACTAagctcgtgtcggtcttttatcttcaaaagggttgtACTTAGAATGTtctgaattagtttgtatagaaaaataaataggctacttttgatttcatatttttacagggtgattccttaaatatacttatgcagcaCCCTTCAACGTTTCGTGATTCTATAACACgtgtataataatatacctacgttaggaaatagtatattgtgcaactagtgcgacaagttgtcgattgcccacgaaagcgaagttgaacgcacgagagaagcgagtgcggtcactcgcttgagtgggtaattgatgtcgcacttgttgcacatactattttgtattactcatgcggggaaagtatcttgacgctcactgttgcggttgaaaaagaaccgtttgcccattttaaaatttgagtgcgacaagtttacttatcgcactcaaattattcttgtcgcactcaaattttaaaatgggcaaacggttctttttcaaccgcaacagtgagcgtcaagatactttccccgcatgagtgatacaaaactTATTTTCGTCTGATGTGAAACATCACTTTAATATTCAACTGTCTTCAAGTTTTAAAGTCGTGTTTCTAAACTTAATTGGCAACTGTAAACCttccttcttctttttttgcttttttggcttttaggtgtgccaaatcgacacgttgtacttcgccaataaataataataaataaataaataaatatactaggacaaaacacacatcgccatctagccccaaagtaagcgtagcttgtgttatgggtactaagacaactgatgaatatttttatgaataacatacataaatacttaaaatatacatataaacacccagacactgaaaaatatacatgctcatcacacagacattttccagtagtgggaatcgaacccacggcctggggctcagaaagcaggatcgctgcaaactgcgccaatcggccgtcgaatgtcTCGTATGCTTGGAAGATCCACATAGGTGATTgtcaaaaacaaaacattgaatgaatgaatgtatgaatgcacttttattgtacaccaaagaaacaaaaaatagttacaaagatataaatacaatcaagagagtacaatttataAACAGATATATTGAGa
This region includes:
- the LOC120635678 gene encoding tubulin beta-1 chain-like; the protein is MREIVHVQAGQCGNQIGTKFWEIISDEHGIDPTGLYKGESDLQLERLNVYYNEASGGKYVPRAVLVDLEPGTMDSVRSGPYGQLFRPDNFVFGQSGAGNNWAKGHYTEGAELVDSVLDVIRKEAEGCDCLQGFQLTHSLGGGTGSGLGTLLLSKIREEFPDRIMNTFSVVPSPKVSEVVLEPYNATLSMHQLVENTDMSFCIDNEALYNICFRTLRLSSPSYGDLNHLISLTMSGVTTCLRFPGQLNADLRKLAVNMVPFPRLHFFMPGFAPLTARNSFNYRPQNVSELMSQMFNPGNMMTACDPRHGRYLTVATMFRGHMSMREVDDQVLAIQNKNSSYFVEWIPNNLKVSVCDVPPRGLKMSATFIGNSTAIQEIFKRISEQFTAMFRRKAFLHWYTGEGMDEMEFTEAASNMADLISEYQQYQEANVEDEEVGFDEEEEEEEPVFEEKDMVHMPL